From the Zymomonas mobilis subsp. pomaceae ATCC 29192 genome, the window AGGCTGAAATACTGAAAATATTGCCTTTCTCATCTGTTCAAACTTTAAATTTTCATAGCCTTATGCCTTGTCTTACAGTGGGTTTATCATCCAACTACGCAAATTATATCCTGAACAAATTTTGTTAATACACAACTTTGGGTTGACTTGCGGAAAATAAAATATCACGAGAGTGCACACCGGTGCGGAAAGGTTTCCGTTTTAAGGATCAGACGGAGGGAAAGGCTTTGTCAGTGTTGCGATATAATAATAGCAGCTCATTGATAAAGCCGGTCGCTCAGGTTTGGCAGCTCTGGTTTTGTTCTGCCCTGCCTTATCTCGGATATAATGCGCAATTTGTTAAGATTGCCAAAGGTACTTTTCAAAAGTCTTCTTTGGTAACTTCAAATTTCAGTTACGTTTCCAAGGCCGGTTATGATTCCCAGTTTACCTTTGATAAGATAAAGGTGGCACGCTCTATTAAGCGATTTTTGATGGTTGGTTATATCCAATATAATCACTTAATCCAAAAATGGGTCTATAGCTTTTCCCGTCATGACAACAGGCTGTAAAGATGATCATATTGAGCCCTGATAATTTTTTTCTTAAAAAAAACAGAAGACTTTCAGTCCTTTGCGGGGATGTTCATCATTCAGACTTTGATTTGTCAAAAAATGTCTATAGCTAAATCTGGAGCGACACCTTAGAGGTTTCTGGGTCATCCTGATTCAGACATAGTGTTTTGAATATATGGAGTAAGCAATGAGTTATACCGTCGGTACCTATTTAGCGGAGCGGCTTGTCCAGATGGGCCTGAAGCACCACTTCGCTGTCGCGGGCGATTACAACCTCGTCCTTCTTGATAACCTGCTTTTGAACAAAAACATGGAGCAGGTTTATTGCTGTAATGAGCTGAACTGCGGTTTCAGTGCTGAAGGTTATGCCCGTGCTAAAGGTGCAGCTGCTGCTGTTGTTACCTATAGCGTTGGTGCTCTTTCTGCATTTGATGCTATCGGTGGTGCTTATGCCGAAAACCTTCCGGTCGTTTTGATCTCTGGTGCGCCAAACAACAACGATCACGCTGCTGGTCATGTTTTGCATCACGCTCTTGGCAAAACCGACTATCACTATCAGCTGGAAATGGCCAAAAGCATTACAGCTGCTGCTGAAGCGATCTATACGCCAGAAGAAGCTCCGGCTAAAATCGATCACGTTATCAAGACGGCTCTTCGTGAGAAAAAGCCGGTTTATCTTGAAATCGCTTGTAACATTGCTTCAATGCCTTGTGCCGCTCCTGGCCCAGCAAGTGCTTTGTTCAATGATGAAGCCAGCGACGAAGCATCCTTGAATGCTGCCGTTGATGAAACCATCAAATTCCTTTCCAGCCGTGAAAAAGTTACCGTTCTTGTCGGTAGCAAACTTCGCGCTGCTGGTGCTGAAGAAGCTACCGTCAAATTCACGGATGCTTTAGGTGCTGCTGTTGCTACGATGGCTGCCGCCAAGAGCTTCTTCCCAGAAGATAACGCTAACTACATCGGTACCTCATGGGGTGAAGTCAGCTATCCGGGTGTTGAAAAGACGATGAAAGAAGCCGATGCGACGATCGCATTAGCGCCGATTTTCAACGACTATTCAACCACTGGTTGGACTGATCTTCCAGATCCTAAGAAGCTGGTTCTTGCTGAACCGCGTTGCGTCACCGTGGGTGGCACGCGTTTCCCAAGCGTTCATCTGAAAGATTATCTGACGCGTCTGTCTCAGAAAGTCTCCAAGAAGACTGCTTCTTTAGACTTCTTCAAGTCCCTGAATGCTGGTGAACTGAAGAAAGCCGCTCCGGCTGATCCAAGTGCTCCGTTGGTTAACGCAGAAATCGCCCGTCAGGTCGAAGCTCTGTTGACCCCGGAAACCACCTTGATCGCTGAAACGGGTGATTCATGGTTCAATGCTCAGCGTATGAAGCTCCCGAAGGGTGC encodes:
- a CDS encoding alpha-keto acid decarboxylase family protein, which codes for MSYTVGTYLAERLVQMGLKHHFAVAGDYNLVLLDNLLLNKNMEQVYCCNELNCGFSAEGYARAKGAAAAVVTYSVGALSAFDAIGGAYAENLPVVLISGAPNNNDHAAGHVLHHALGKTDYHYQLEMAKSITAAAEAIYTPEEAPAKIDHVIKTALREKKPVYLEIACNIASMPCAAPGPASALFNDEASDEASLNAAVDETIKFLSSREKVTVLVGSKLRAAGAEEATVKFTDALGAAVATMAAAKSFFPEDNANYIGTSWGEVSYPGVEKTMKEADATIALAPIFNDYSTTGWTDLPDPKKLVLAEPRCVTVGGTRFPSVHLKDYLTRLSQKVSKKTASLDFFKSLNAGELKKAAPADPSAPLVNAEIARQVEALLTPETTLIAETGDSWFNAQRMKLPKGARVEYEMQWGHIGWSVPAAFGYAVGAPERRNILMVGDGSFQLTAQEVAQMVRRKLPVIIFLINNYGYTIEVMIHDGPYNNVKNWDYAGLMEVFNGNGGFDSGAGKGLKAKTGGELADAIKVALANTGGPTLIECFIGREDCTEELVKWGKRVAAANSRKPVARL